In one Lolium rigidum isolate FL_2022 chromosome 3, APGP_CSIRO_Lrig_0.1, whole genome shotgun sequence genomic region, the following are encoded:
- the LOC124699866 gene encoding type IV inositol polyphosphate 5-phosphatase 11-like isoform X2: MSVQDVRKLVSSDRKFDLLVLGLQEAPKSGVAQVLQEAMADTHILLCQKNMQSLHMYLFGAKSSESYIREMKVDKHAVGGCGGVIGRKKGAVAMYINFSGIRMVFVSCHLAAHERKVEKRNSECQHISHSLFSKNDIHYAKSADITVWLGDLNYRLEGISSMPARKMIEENRQSKLRGKDQLLQEAEKGQVFNGYCEGTLSFKPTYKYNVGSSNYDTSYKIRVPSWTDRILFKVDHTSGLDAILSSYEALDCVRSSDHKPVKAHLCLKVGGGDA, translated from the exons ATGTCTGTCCAGGATgtaaggaagctggtgagctccgaCAGGAAGTTTGATTTGCTGGTTCTTGGGCTGCAAGAAGCCCCAAAATCTGGTGTTGCGCAAGTTCTGCAGGAAGCCATGGCTGATACACACAT ATTGCTATGCCAGAAAAACATGCAGTCTCTTCATATGTATCTTTTCGGGGCAAAGAGTTCGGAATCATACATCAGAG AGATGAAGGTGGATAAACACGCAGTCGGAGGCTGCGGTGGTGTAATTGGGAGGAAGAAAGGAGCTGTGGCCATGTACATCAATTTCAGTGGGATCCGGATGGTGTTTGTGTCCTGCCATCTTGCAG CTCATGAACGTAAGGTGGAGAAGAGGAATTCTGAATGCCAACATATTTCACACTCGCTGTTCTCCAAGAATGACATTCATTATGCCAAATCTGCTGACATAACAGTGTGGCTTGGCGACTTGAATTACAGATTAGAAGGAATAAGCTCGATGCCCGCAAGGAAGATGATTGAGGAGAATCGTCAAAGT AAGCTAAGAGGCAAAGACCAGCTTCTGCAAGAGGCTGAGAAGGGTCAAGTTTTCAACGGGTACTGTGAAGGGACCTTGTCTTTCAAGCCAACATACAAATATAATGTTGGGAGTAGCAACTATGATACAAGTTACAAG ATCAGAGTGCCATCTTGGACAGATAGGATATTGTTCAAGGTTGATCATACTTCTGGCTTGGATGCGATATTGAGTTCATATGAAGCACTTGATTGCGTTAGGAGCTCCGATcacaagcccgtgaaagctcaTCTTTGTCTGAAAGTAGGTGGTGGTGATGCATAG
- the LOC124699866 gene encoding type IV inositol polyphosphate 5-phosphatase 11-like isoform X1, with the protein MGNCTSFSLPKWGFSELHRDGMVSVDEDGTHEGIKTIRIQKACEFVTNSVLCVCIITWNMNGKMSVQDVRKLVSSDRKFDLLVLGLQEAPKSGVAQVLQEAMADTHILLCQKNMQSLHMYLFGAKSSESYIREMKVDKHAVGGCGGVIGRKKGAVAMYINFSGIRMVFVSCHLAAHERKVEKRNSECQHISHSLFSKNDIHYAKSADITVWLGDLNYRLEGISSMPARKMIEENRQSKLRGKDQLLQEAEKGQVFNGYCEGTLSFKPTYKYNVGSSNYDTSYKIRVPSWTDRILFKVDHTSGLDAILSSYEALDCVRSSDHKPVKAHLCLKVGGGDA; encoded by the exons ATGGGCAACTGCACGAGCTTCAGTCTTCCAAAATG GGGATTCAGTGAGCTGCACCGCGATGGCATGGTTTCTGTCGACGAGGATGGAACTCATGAAGGCATAAAGACGATTCGGATTCAGAAAGCCTGTGAGTTCGTCACCAACTCTGTCCTCTGTGTCTGCATTATCACATGGAACATGAACGGCAAG ATGTCTGTCCAGGATgtaaggaagctggtgagctccgaCAGGAAGTTTGATTTGCTGGTTCTTGGGCTGCAAGAAGCCCCAAAATCTGGTGTTGCGCAAGTTCTGCAGGAAGCCATGGCTGATACACACAT ATTGCTATGCCAGAAAAACATGCAGTCTCTTCATATGTATCTTTTCGGGGCAAAGAGTTCGGAATCATACATCAGAG AGATGAAGGTGGATAAACACGCAGTCGGAGGCTGCGGTGGTGTAATTGGGAGGAAGAAAGGAGCTGTGGCCATGTACATCAATTTCAGTGGGATCCGGATGGTGTTTGTGTCCTGCCATCTTGCAG CTCATGAACGTAAGGTGGAGAAGAGGAATTCTGAATGCCAACATATTTCACACTCGCTGTTCTCCAAGAATGACATTCATTATGCCAAATCTGCTGACATAACAGTGTGGCTTGGCGACTTGAATTACAGATTAGAAGGAATAAGCTCGATGCCCGCAAGGAAGATGATTGAGGAGAATCGTCAAAGT AAGCTAAGAGGCAAAGACCAGCTTCTGCAAGAGGCTGAGAAGGGTCAAGTTTTCAACGGGTACTGTGAAGGGACCTTGTCTTTCAAGCCAACATACAAATATAATGTTGGGAGTAGCAACTATGATACAAGTTACAAG ATCAGAGTGCCATCTTGGACAGATAGGATATTGTTCAAGGTTGATCATACTTCTGGCTTGGATGCGATATTGAGTTCATATGAAGCACTTGATTGCGTTAGGAGCTCCGATcacaagcccgtgaaagctcaTCTTTGTCTGAAAGTAGGTGGTGGTGATGCATAG
- the LOC124696856 gene encoding polynucleotide 5'-hydroxyl-kinase NOL9-like: protein MGLCGGEGSEEREREWEEAAEAVAYDSCTWPPPVVAVCGPGNSGKSAFSRLLLNTLIGRYKRVAYLDTDVGQPEFTPPGFVSLHVLEEQTKDLTMIYLRPPKRCFFFGDVGAHRNPKLLLSYIFGLYDYFLQELYCSNETDNPKKSAIPLVINTSGWVKGIGLHVLSEILRYVSPTDVIRLHSTSEGKNLPDGAFWLDGHQGDSRVNLIVIRASQNSPRHLLVKKEARMIRDLRLIAYFRQCLPRDFPVFSCDDLVHGFSAIDPFQLPISKIQVIDLHCQVSGGAVYDFLTGTIVGLGSSTCLPLSTECSSPWCIGLGFIKAVDIPGNCIHLITPASHHLLENIDIIFRSCITVPTCLLQVSDEVDDITERLRDL from the exons ATGGGGTTGTGCGGCGGCGAGGGATCGGAGGAGCGGGAGcgggagtgggaggaggcggctgaGGCGGTGGCGTACGACTCCTGCACCtggccgccgccggtggtggcAGTGTGCGGCCCCGGcaacagcggcaagtccgcatTCTCCCGCCTCCTCCTCAACACCCTCATCGGAAG GTATAAGAGGGTTGCATATCTGGATACCGATGTTGGCCAGCCTGAATTCACACCTCCAGGTTTTGTGTCGCTTCATGTACTTGAGGAACAGACTAAAG ATCTTACAATGATATATCTACGGCCGCCAAAGAG GTGCTTCTTTTTTGGTGATGTCGGTGCACACAGGAACCCAAAACTTCTCTTGAGCTACATATTTGGCCTCTATGATTATTTTCTTCAAGAACTCTATTGCTCTAATGAGACTGATAACCCTAAGAAATCAGCTATACCACTTGTTATTAACACTTCAGGATGGGTGAAAG GTATTGGACTTCATGTTCTGTCAGAGATATTGAGATATGTATCCCCAACTGATGTTATTCGGCTACACAGCACGTCAGAGGGTAAAAATTTACCAGATGGTGCATTTTGGTTGGACGGACACCAGGGCGATTCGCGAGTTAATCTAATTGTAATCCGTGCATCACAGAATTCTCCCCGACA TTTGCTAGTGAAGAAGGAGGCACGGATGATTCGTGATCTCAGGTTGATTGCTTACTTCAGGCAGTGCTTGCCAAGGGACTTCCCTGTTTTCTCTTGTGATGATTTAGTTCACGGATTTTCTGCTATAGATCCCTTCCAGCTTCCTATTTCGAAAATACAGGTTATTGATCTACATTGCCAG GTTTCTGGTGGTGCAGTATATGACTTCTTGACTGGTACTATTGTTGGCCTTGGATCAAGTACATGTCTCCCTTTGTCAACTGAATGCTCCTCCCCATGGTGCATTGGACTTG GTTTTATCAAGGCTGTTGATATTCCAGGAAACTGCATTCATCTGATCACACCTGCTTCTCATCACCTTTTAGAAAACATCGACATCATTTTTCGAAGTTGTATTACAGTTCCTACATGCCTCCTTCAG GTGTCGGACGAAGTGGATGATATAACTGAGAGGCTGAGAGATCTCTAG